AGACTTGAAGAAGAATTTGTAGGCGTGCACCGGCCGGTTGCTGAGCACGTTCTTGAAGTCCGCCAACGTGACGCGCTCGGGAGCTACGGGCAGCTTGACCAGGTACGGCGTCTCCTCCTCGTCCATGTGGTAGATGATTTTGGTCTCCGCCATAGCGCGGCAGGGGCGACGCGGAACCCGCGCAGCTTCAGGGCCCGGCTCACCTCTCGGACGCGGGGCGCCCTCCCAAACCGCCGGCCCGCGCCCCGCCCGGCCGCCCCGCGGCCCCTTTGCGCGTCCGCCCCTCCCGGTCCCGGCTCGCACCCGTTCCCCGCCTGTTGCCCCGCGGCCCGCGGCCGCCCATCCGCTGCGGCCCCGGAGCGGGCGCGAGGGAAAGCAGCTCAGAGGGCTACTGCGGCCCGCCGCCCCCTTGGGCTGTTCAAGAACCGCCTGGTGGGGTTGAGCTCACGGCCGCCGGAGGGCGCTTCAGGGACGGTGACGTCACTGGTCGCCCGCAGCGCGGGCGGGGCGGGACTGCGCACGCGCGGAACGGGTCCGGCGGGGCTGGGCTACGGTGTGCGCACGGGCGGAGCAACTCGGGTGGGACTGGGCAGGCTCCGGAGGCCGGGCTAGTTGGGTCTCTTTGAGCACTGGCTTCGGGTGGGGCTCTGAGTTCCCTTAGCCAGTGCTCGCCCAGATTCCCAACAGGCTGCAATCCTTACGGCATCTGGGTCTGAGGTTTGTGGGCAGATAGTCATGCTGGAccccagaaagacagatagacTCTGGAAAGGTCGCTGCCCTTGAGCCAATAAGATCTGCCAGGGAGCAGAGGAGTGTCGTAAGGCTAAGTCGGTCCTGATTCTCCGACCCAATCCCAGAGCCTCCTAGGTGTCCAGAATGCGGAGGCACTGGCCACTTTGGCGGCTTTGGGCGCCCTACAAGAATTTGAAGATACCTATGCCTAGCCCAAACAGCGGGAGCCTCACTGTGCTCCCACGCTAATCCGGAGCTCAGTTCTTATGCCCACTGCCTTGGCCCATCGGATCTCCAAGAAACTCAAGTAGtgacacaggtatacacacagatATCCAGGCAAGGCCCAGGCTGCAACTGAAGCCAAAGGGATTTTCGCCCTGGACACTGTAGATTGAACCAGCCAGGTGTCCTCCGCAGACCAAGGAAGACCAGGTCACTCCTCACTCCAGGATGGCCTAAGGCCATTAGAGGGAGTAACTCACTGGCCAGTAAGAATGGGGAATGCATAGGATATTGATCAGTGATGGAGAAAAGTGGTGCCTGTTGTGACCTTGGACCATCCCCAGACACTAAACCAGCACAAGGAAAGATCCCACCACTGCCTAGAGGACTCAGAGGTAGGCGCTGAATGCTTATACTAAAGGCCACTGAAGTCAGCCTAAGCAGAGTTCTCCCCCTTACTCCCAACTGCTATTCTGGAATATTCTGGAAACCTATACTACTTTTGCCAGCAGCTGGCCTTCCTTGAATCTCTATAAAAGTAACCTGAAGAAATCGGGCAAGATGGCTTCAGAGGATCTGCccaaaggagaagaaagacagtCCCTTTTATGAGTGCCCCtcaggttctggttagtcaacaaaatgatggactgggtattaggactatcttgtacctcactggtacaaattggtataattatgctctaattgtattttgagagaaaagttttattttaacaggaagggtgatatgtaggaggagctaaggtgggaggagtaccaagaggaagagaaggagtaaggagaggaggagaagaaggagaggagaagctaggtgatgagagagagaaagagagagggggggcatggaggcagatgttcacgtgtctccaccagtcaaagatagttgatatatctaggttgggtattgggttacacttctgattgagcattaccaaacttataaagcctttgattaacatttttaaaaaattgtataaaagcaaaaaggaaaaggcatgggatatgggttttctaaggaggagaaatggggaaaggagatggcatctgaaatgtaaataaaatatccaataaaaaaatatgcctggctgggcagtggtggcgcacacctttaatcccagcacttggaaggcagaggcaggcggatttctgagttcgaggccagcctggtctacagagtgagttccaggacagccaaggctacacagagaaaccctgtctcgaaaaaccaaaaaaaaaaaaaaaaaaggacagaggcaagtggatctctatgagttctaagCCTAGCCAGGGCTAtctagtgagaccttgcctcagaacaaaaataaataaatgaataaatatataaatactctcttttggaaaaaaaaaaaaaaagagggggcgGTCAGTTAAACGTGTTTGCTTCCCTGTAACCCATATCGTTTAAGGAGAGATCAACtcctgaacatttcttttttttcattttttttcaagacagggtttctctgtgtagctttggctgacctggaacttgctttctagaccaggctggccttgaactaacctTCATACATGCAGTGATGGGCATGTCCAGAATGACACACATATAAGTAAGTTACTAAGTACTTAAaaggttgttgggagccgacttttagcagaaagcggctagatcatctttgcagccatctggaaccatataccctgataagagatttggttttcaatagcctacaacagatgaagcacactctgatattccacatattttgttttgctgtttactgcccccagctgcaaggcgcacgtggtagtcacgcctgcaaggtgcacggtgcacgtgctatccatgctatagatgcctgtaaggctttcatcatatcaacacctgcaaggcacgtggcaaaagcgtataaatacctcagaattcccttcaataaatgagacttggtaagagacttgatcagactttctgtctttcttcattcttcgtgtctctttccctttatcctctctctctctctctctctctctctctctctctctctctctctctctctctctcgaccctgaccctcggaccagagcggcagcttgggccaagacacagtggtcgccaagcgtggagcggagcaggcccacaaagccgggcagtacgggccgcgaCAAAAGGTGAGGGGTTGATGGCTAaaaaagagatgactcagtggttaagaacactggcttctcttccagaggatccaggttcaattcttagcacccatatagctgctcacaaccatctgtaactccagatctagggAATTCAAaaccttcttctgtcctccatgggcactgcacacatgaggtacatagacatacaggcagacagaaatatagatagatagagagatagagatagagatagagagagagagagagataatttttttcaaaggctttttaatatacttgttttaattttatgtgcattggtagtTTGCTTGCATGGatatctgtgtgaaggtgttggaTATAACTCCTtgggaatggagttacagacagttgtgagctgtcctgtgggtgctggtaattgaacctgggccctctggaagagcagccagtattcttacctgctgatccatctctctagtcccaattttttaaggggtgggggaagaggtcTATGGCTTCTTTTAGCTGCTTTTTCACACAACTCTGAGTCTgctgaggtcacacagccagtGCCTAGTTTTAACTATCCCCAGGGGAACAGTACCTGAAAACCAACACCTGAGCCTATTGACCAAGGCTTGGCTCTTAGGGCTCTTTCTGCCCAAATCTCCTCAGATTTGTATCCTTGGGGAACATGCCCGCCTATCTTTTACTGTCTTTCTTTTACTCCATCTCAGCAtctgcgcctctctctctctctctctctctctctctcttgttttttttttttttttttttttttttttttttgagacagggtttctctgtatagccctggctgtcctggaactcactctgtagacgaggctggcctcgaactcagaaatccacctgcctctgcctcccaagtgctgagattaaaggcgtgcaccaccacagaaCTGGGCTAACAGCATTTCCTTCTATGGCCAatctctgcccccccccaccaTTGTATACCTCCCCCTtccttgtatacacacacacacttcagaaaaGGAGCTGAAAGCccttcatcatggaaaatgggttCCTGTGTCATAGGACGTAGACAAAGTCCTTCTACCTAAGGGGACAAGGAAGGACAGTGGAACTAAAACAAAGGCTATGGGAACATCCTGGGGTTCCCAAGACCCAGACATGTCCTCCCTGAACAGAAGGAGAGCAGCAGGTCCAAGACTAAAAATCAGATATATCTTTTATTATCACATGAAAACTTCCCCAGCAGGAGCGAATGACAGCTGTTTGATGTGACAGTACAGGCCCTTCAGAGCCCTCTTCACCCCATCTTCAGCCAAAACAAAGGACAAATGGGGCCCCAATCCCAGACTCCAGCCTAGGGAGGGATGTCAAGGCCAAGAGTCACACGGTACTAAGTAACTGCTGGTGCAGCTCTCAGAAGACATTCAGCAGAAAGGaatcagaagcagagaaagggccatggaccagccccAAGTTGCCCAAAGCAGCAAGGAGGGCACATGAATCAGAACATATGACAGCAGGGCTCTGAGCAAATGCACAGGCATAGTGCAGTTCAGGAAGACCCCCAGGACAATGGCTAATGTGTTTAACTGGTGGCTAGGagtcttaaagatttatttatttttatttatataagtacactgcagctgtctgtcttcagacacacactagaaaaaTGCAtcagatcccaccacaaatggttgtgactatatttctgggttcaattcccagcatccacatggtgactcacagccatgaCTCTGATACATTGAGTActaggcaccatgtggttgctaggaattgaacccaggacctctggaagagcagtcagtgctcttaatctctgggccatctctccagctctaggagTCTTAACTAGAATCCTTAAGTGTCTTCCTAAGCCTAGCAGTAAGAGGCCATGAGGGACTTTGTATTTGGTGGATATTAACAAGGTGGATCTTTGGTGGATTTTTGTTGTGTTGAAGTTGGGGATACAGCCTTCAGTGGGTACAGGTGACTGAAGGGCAGCAATGACACTATACCAGAGTCCCTAGGGAACCCACCGTTGCTCACCAAGATGAGGGTGGTGATTCTAGGAAGTGCAAAGTACAGGCAACTGCTGTGCCAAGTTTAGGCCAAGTTTCTAGGTAAGTCGGACCAGCCGCTGAGAAGAGCCAGGAATACCGCAGGAGGGTCAGGGAGATGTCCTTTGATACCGAGCTGCTGGCCCAGCCAGAAGCTCGGGGTCCATTTATTTGCAGTACTCCTTCCTGAACTCTGGAAGCCAAGAAAATGGCTAATGTCTGTTCTCTGTCCCTTAGTCCTAGTGGGAAAGTCAGCAAAGACATTTGATATGACTTCCCAAGGCCTTCACAGGAAAATGGCAGGGGTCCCTGGAATGGGTAGTCTCATGTGGGGTGAGGGGTAAAAGTGCTCACCTTTATCCAGGTCCACATCCTTGGCAGGCAGGGGACTGTGGGCCAGCTCAGCCCTCTCCTTCAAGATGTTGTTTTTGTAATCTGGTTGGGGGGAAAAAATAAGTGCCACCCAAAAACATACTTCCCCTGGACCCTTGTGGCCCTCGCCCTTACCTAGCTGGATGTCCTCAGTCCTATATGGAGCCTGGTCCCTTGTGGCTACAGCAAACTCCACCATGTTCACATCCTTCCTAAAGGGAGACAGCAGTTTAGGAGGTCAGGGCAAGGCAGGTCTGGGAGGAGAGTTGGGAAGGTAAACTCACCCCTTTGATTTCCCAGCTTTTTTATCTGAGGTCTTGCATCCTGTGAAGAGAGAGTTATTGGGTCAGTCCCACTGTCCTCCATTAATCTGGGCCCCTCTGATCTAAGGGTCCAGCCTCACCTCCACTGTGACGATGGCGTGTAGCCAGGACTACAGTGATGAGCAGCAAGATGAAGAGCAGTAGGGTGGCCAGCACATAGCCCAGTTGCTGGAAGAAATGTGAATGGTCCTCTGGGACAATGACATTGATGATGCTGTGGCCTCGGGCCAGGGTGGGATCTAGAGGTAAGTAGCAAGCATCAGAAAACCTCTGCAAGCCAGGTGGtgggggtgcatgcctttaatctcatcactcaggagggagaggcaggtggatctctgtgagttcaaggccagtctggtctacagagctagttccaggacagctgagaagaaaccctgtctcgaaaaacaaaagcaaaaataagaaggaagaggaggaggagcaaggggagaggaagaaaggaaaggaaaggaaaggaaaggaaagaagggaagaaagcaagCCTCCGCAATACCTTTAGCACTCTAGGTCACAACAGGGCCCCTTCTCAGGCCGCAGGCTGTACACACACCTGGGCTAGGAGCACTGTTGTGACCAGACCCATTGCCAGGAGAAGCACGAGCTGGTGGTTCAAAGGCAGGCTCCGTGACCTGTAGGTGGAAGACTCGGCGCTCGTGGAGGCCACAGTAGTGATGGTGCAGGTGGCAGGAATAGATGCCCTCATCACCCGGCTCCAGCTCATCTATATGTAAGGAGAAGTCACCGCGTGCAAAAGCATTGGTGTTCACTGACACGCGATCACGCAGGAAGGGTGGTCCGTAGGCGCGGCGCTCGCCAGATGCATACAGGTCAAGCAAGCGGTCAGCGCGGTCGTGTGGCACCCCAGGTAATTGTCGGTCCCAATGGACCACCTGCTGCGCCTCCTCTAAGTGGTGGTCAGTCCACACGTGCGCACGGTTCACGCAAGTCATCAGTGCCGGCGCGCCATGGGCCACCACCAACACTTCCTTCTCACCGTCCCAGTATGCGCGACTTAATAGGGCTGCGGATGCATTGAGAAAGGCAGTCAGATCACCTCACAGAGGTGAAGAGGGTGAAGATTGGGAGTGCGGGGTAAGGAGGATAGGGATGGAAATAGCAAAGAAGGGTAAGGGACACACTCACGATCGTCTGTGACCTCAAGGCGCACAGCCAGGCTCTCATCCAGGTGGCAGTAGTGATGGTGCAGATTGCAGGTGTACACCCCTTCGTCGCTTCTCTCCACAGCTGCTTGGCAGAAGATAACCTTTGCTAGAGGAAACCCATCCTCCTCGTGGCCCCGCCCCTAAAATGTCCTATCTCCTCTGTGGCTCCGCCCATCTAAAGCTCCAACATTCAGAAGgtctctcctgttctttcctaCGTATCCACCCTCAACCTCTCAGCTCCCTCCAGCTACCCACTCCACCCTCACCCCTGCCGCCAAGGTTTCAACTTCTGCCAAAGTTTCAGCCCACCATGGTTCTACAGCGTACCGCGGATGAGCAGCGAGAAGTTGCCGTCGTGGAAGGCAGAAGGCGACAGCAGGAGGCGGTCGCGATCGCGCGGCTCGTACACGCGCTGTTCACCCGCCGAGTACATATCCACAAGTCGGCGCCGTTGGCTGCCCGGGCCATCGCTGAGGTCCCAGTGGACCACGCGCTGGCGATCAGGCAGCCGATCTTGGGTCCACACCATGCGCGGGCTCTGGCAGCGTAGTACCGCCGGGGTTCCGGCTGCCAAGCTCACCGCAGACTCAGACACAAGAGAGTTGCTGGCTGCTGCGGTCCCTGAAGGCCCTTGTTGGGAAGGGGGAGTCAGTGGCAGAAGTCGAGATAGGAGGCAGGATTAGGAGAGAAGTGGACCCTGAAGGAGTCTGGCCCACAGCTGGGTTAGGGATACTGACCTGAGGATAGGACTGCAGAGCCtgcaagaagaggaggaataaagCTCTAGGTATGTTAAACCTTTGCACCCTTGGGGGCCTCCTGCAGTCATGGCAGTTTATTGCCATGTTACCCACTTAACAAGTTCTGGTAAAGAAGCTGCAGGAGTCGTCCACCTTCCTGGCTACACAGACAGCTCTGGTGAGTGGGAAACCAGACATCTGGCAGTGAGTAGTAGGAAAGGATGTGACTTTCTGCAGGCTTGTTCTGAAGTGTGAACTTGAAGTAGCCATGGCTACATCATAGCAACAAGTCCACCCGAACTGCTCCAGCACGACGCTGAGACAAACAGAAGCATCTGTGCTGAGCCTTTAGGAACTTTCAGACCTCAGGCATTCATAGCCCTGttctaccctccccccccccccacacacacacactgggtgcaGTATGTATCCCTGCTGGCCTTTCTCAagagcagagacccacagtcccAACAGATGACATGGGGAGTCGATCCTGATCTGACACCACTGGCCCAAGATACAGCTGTGGAGAAGTGGCTGACGGCCCAGGCTTTTAAGAAAAATGTGCCTGGTCAGCAGGCCAAAGTGGGCAGGCCTGGGGGCTCTGAAAAGGGGGCTGGAACAGATTTTACTAGCCCCTTAGTTGTCAGCCCCACTCGACTTCCCTCTCCACATCAGGGAGAACTGAATCCTGAGCAGCTGACCATGGAGCCAGGGTACTCCTCACATCCTCCCCATTTAGGCTCTCTGGGATTTGACAGTACCTGCAGGCTTCGTGCTCCCCTAAGTGAGTTGCTATTTTGAGCACCCTGCACAGTCCTTTTCTTTGATGGGGGTTCTCCACCCCTCCCAACCTAAACCCAGACAGTTCACCCACTCTCTGTCCCACACACCCAGTCCCACTCTCACACTCACTCTGAAGAAGCACCAGTTCCCACAGCAGGACGCAGGATAGCAGTTCCATGGCGCCTGTGGAGACGGCACCGTGCTTTGTCTTACTCAGCTCTAACTCTTCAGAAAAACAGCCGACCCCCTCTCCCTGCCAGCACCCGCTGACATCACGGAGCCCTGGGCTGGGCCTGTGCCCCACCCACTGCGCTGCTCTACTGCTTGGCCTCCCCCATCTTGACTGGCCTATAATGCTGCAGACACCCTGTCCGGCCCCAGTTGGTGGGAGGGTCTGGGTAGACgctgggccagtcactggtcagTCCTGGGGAGGGGCAGTAGCTCAGTCCTGGGACAGAAGAGGAGGCCTGGATGTGAAGATTCCTGAGGCCATGTGAGTGCCAAGCATCTGGTAAACTTCCTGAGCTTCAGCAGAACCGGTGTTTGAGGGTGAATGATCTGTATCCCCTGCTCTGACATTCTCCTATGTGATCAGCCAGCTCAGAGAACCTGGGCTTCTTTCTTGTACTCTCCCTGCCACATCGGGTGACTTCCAATTTCACTTTAGCTGAAGATGGTTTTACTATGCCCTTCTCTGGGACCATAGTGAGCTTCCTGGGGACAACATGATGGCAATGTGGTCCAGTTATCTTTAGGATCAAGAACAGCCAAACATTCAGTCAGGCATGTTGGCCCACACCATTAattcaggacttgggaggcagaggtgggtgaatctctgagtttgaggcaaaccCCGTCCGTCttcatggtgagttccagatcagccacaGCTGCACATGATGTTATCTTTCTcaaacagaacagagaacagCCAACCAGGGAAGTGAAGGACAGGAGTTCTAGGCACTGAGGACGGAGTGTGAGTTTGCTCACTTTCCTTCATGACCTGATGACTGGGGCTGTCCACTTTCTTAAGGCAAACCCTAGAGTCCTGAGGCTGAGACTGGATTACTGTGATCTGGGAAACCTCCACTTGGAGAAAAGGGGAGTGGAACTCTCTCAACAGAAAGCACAAATTTGAAGCCCTGGGAAAACAAAGTCATATAAACAAATGGGAAATAACAGAGTAGCACTGTGTTCCAGCCTGCTCCTACTAGTTTAGCAAACCtcagaacaagaaaggaaaagaatccaAGAAAACCACAGAAGCCCTTAACTAGTGTAGGCCTCCTCTTTGGATATAATCAGTACAGGCCCTATCCCTGCGGGTTGGGGTGGGGTCCCCAAGTCCTCAGCCAAGCCAGAACCTCAGCCTAGCTGGCTCTTGGAGGGGAggggacaacagggaggaccagCTGTGAGGCTCTAGGAAGCCCCTCAGGACTTAAGGGGCCATCTCCTCTCCAGGATCTGGGCCAGGCAGAGCATAAACTTGGCCCCCAGCTCTTCCCTGGGACTCttattctgggaaaaaaaaaaaaaaaaaaaaaaaaaaagttctaccCAGCAGGCCATTCCCCAATCCTCCCTTTCTGGCTTCCCTTATGTTTTCCTAAATAGTGTTGCCTTACTTGCTACAgtgtctgcctctgccccacacTCTCCGCCTTGACCTCTGCCTCTGATCTCTGTCTCCCCTCTTCACTCTCCCATGgttatcccaggctgtcctttaTCCTGCTTCTTCTCATGGAGGGAAAGTGTTCAGGAAATGATAGACACATTTCCAGATAGAGAACTGAGGAAGAGTCGCTAGAAGGAATCTGTTCTATACCTCTGCTAAGGTCTTCTCTTTGCAGACTCCCTGATCTCAGGGCTCCACTTGAGGTTTGAGGAACTCTCGGAAACTGCAAATCCCAATAACCCAGTCTCAGGTCACAGGCCAGATGCTGATCTATCTATAGGAGACTCCCCAGAGACAGGCATATAGACCCTTGGCCAACACCTTCCCTCCATCCTATCCTCTGCTTCAGGCCAGAAGAGTCACGATGGACAGCAGAAGTTTGTTTGCTCTCTTCCAActacctccccccaccaccactgccacatCCTTAAGCAGGAAATAACCACAGATGAAAACTGGAGCCAAGCAGGCAGCCTGGGCTGCTAACCAAGCCACCTGCCCCTCCCATAGTTAAGGGCATGAGCTACTCCGGCTCCTTCCCTTTGTCCCTTGCTTCCCAGACCCACCTAGAATCTTTGTCCCTCTAGGAAGAAAACAGATCAGGACAAAGCAAAACCACTGACCTCATGTCCAAGCCTCAGCCAATCCAGAGCCCTAGACCTAGGGCTTAGGGGTGTGGCCAGACAAGGGGTATCAACCAGTCCACTAGGCACAAAGACTAAGAATCTGCTGTTGGCTCCTATTCCTGGTGATTTGGACATTCCAGGCAGCCAGGCTCGTTGGGGCAAAAAACCACAGGACCAGAGATTCAGTCAAGCCCAACTCCCCCACCACAGGCTTCTTAAGGTCGAAAGTAATATAATCAGACCAGACACAGGCACAAACTGAGTTGCTTATGCATCTACTGTTATTCATCCGTAAAGACCCACATTGGTCTTTATTCATCCAGCACCTACCAAACACCCACTGTATACCAAGCACTCAAGATTTAATGCTAAACTAGATGGTATACCAGTCCCTGCCCCGTTGACAGACCAACATACTTACCTTTtataatcaatttatttattgagaaagggtctctacatagccttggctgctgtggaattcactatgtagactaggctggacttCAATttactgagatccacctgcctctacttaccaagtactagaattaaagtcatgcaccactacacctggcttatgatcttttaaaaaatatggtgtgtgtgggtatgggtgtcgtatgtatgtgtactacatgaaGTGCagtcagaggccaaaagagggcattagatcctcttGAACTGCAGCTACAGGTAGTTGTTAGCTGctttttggtgctgggaatcaaacctgggtcctctggaagagcaacaaacaCTCTTAGCCACTAGACCACCTCTTATGATCATTTCTAAATAACAGAAGTGGgatgggcatggtagcacatacctgtgacctcagcattcaagaggctgaggcaggatatcACCATCAGGAAGGTgaacctgtcttaaaataaatgcCACAAGAATAGGTCTGGACCGTCTGGATAGTGAGTTGCCTGATGGCACATTAAAATACTGAGACAGTTTAGAGCTGCCATGGACAGACAAGGAAAATGGTCCCTATCAAGTCTTCATGGTTAGTCTAATTCTAAGAACCCCCAAGACTATGAACATTGGTTTCTGCACCATAAAGTCCCCTGTGTGACTGTGAGCAGCATAGTCATATGCATACTTCATCAGGCTGCATAACATTAAAAGGTGAGAGAATGTCCCTGCACTGGCGACAGAGCATCTAgcagagcagatgcagagagcaACTCCCTCCAGTAGCTGTCCCTCCACCTAGGGGTAAGAGTCCCACTGGGTGGGCAACAGGGCAAGGTCTGAGGGTGGCCTTTGGAAGTCCTAGTCTGCAGCCA
Above is a window of Arvicanthis niloticus isolate mArvNil1 chromosome 5, mArvNil1.pat.X, whole genome shotgun sequence DNA encoding:
- the Mxra8 gene encoding matrix remodeling-associated protein 8 isoform X2, with translation MELLSCVLLWELVLLQSSAVLSSGTAAASNSLVSESAVSLAAGTPAVLRCQSPRMVWTQDRLPDRQRVVHWDLSDGPGSQRRRLVDMYSAGEQRVYEPRDRDRLLLSPSAFHDGNFSLLIRAVERSDEGVYTCNLHHHYCHLDESLAVRLEVTDDPLLSRAYWDGEKEVLVVAHGAPALMTCVNRAHVWTDHHLEEAQQVVHWDRQLPGVPHDRADRLLDLYASGERRAYGPPFLRDRVSVNTNAFARGDFSLHIDELEPGDEGIYSCHLHHHYCGLHERRVFHLQVTEPAFEPPARASPGNGSGHNSAPSPDPTLARGHSIINVIVPEDHSHFFQQLGYVLATLLLFILLLITVVLATRHRHSGGCKTSDKKAGKSKGKDVNMVEFAVATRDQAPYRTEDIQLDYKNNILKERAELAHSPLPAKDVDLDKGLRDREQTLAIFLASRVQEGVLQINGPRASGWASSSVSKDISLTLLRYSWLFSAAGPTYLETWPKLGTAVACTLHFLESPPSSW
- the Mxra8 gene encoding matrix remodeling-associated protein 8 isoform X1, producing MELLSCVLLWELVLLQSSAVLSSGPSGTAAASNSLVSESAVSLAAGTPAVLRCQSPRMVWTQDRLPDRQRVVHWDLSDGPGSQRRRLVDMYSAGEQRVYEPRDRDRLLLSPSAFHDGNFSLLIRAVERSDEGVYTCNLHHHYCHLDESLAVRLEVTDDPLLSRAYWDGEKEVLVVAHGAPALMTCVNRAHVWTDHHLEEAQQVVHWDRQLPGVPHDRADRLLDLYASGERRAYGPPFLRDRVSVNTNAFARGDFSLHIDELEPGDEGIYSCHLHHHYCGLHERRVFHLQVTEPAFEPPARASPGNGSGHNSAPSPDPTLARGHSIINVIVPEDHSHFFQQLGYVLATLLLFILLLITVVLATRHRHSGGCKTSDKKAGKSKGKDVNMVEFAVATRDQAPYRTEDIQLDYKNNILKERAELAHSPLPAKDVDLDKGLRDREQTLAIFLASRVQEGVLQINGPRASGWASSSVSKDISLTLLRYSWLFSAAGPTYLETWPKLGTAVACTLHFLESPPSSW
- the Mxra8 gene encoding matrix remodeling-associated protein 8 isoform X4 → MELLSCVLLWELVLLQSSAVLSSGTAAASNSLVSESAVSLAAGTPAVLRCQSPRMVWTQDRLPDRQRVVHWDLSDGPGSQRRRLVDMYSAGEQRVYEPRDRDRLLLSPSAFHDGNFSLLIRAVERSDEGVYTCNLHHHYCHLDESLAVRLEVTDDPLLSRAYWDGEKEVLVVAHGAPALMTCVNRAHVWTDHHLEEAQQVVHWDRQLPGVPHDRADRLLDLYASGERRAYGPPFLRDRVSVNTNAFARGDFSLHIDELEPGDEGIYSCHLHHHYCGLHERRVFHLQVTEPAFEPPARASPGNGSGHNSAPSPDPTLARGHSIINVIVPEDHSHFFQQLGYVLATLLLFILLLITVVLATRHRHSGGCKTSDKKAGKSKGKDVNMVEFAVATRDQAPYRTEDIQLDYKNNILKERAELAHSPLPAKDVDLDKEFRKEYCK
- the Mxra8 gene encoding matrix remodeling-associated protein 8 isoform X3 — translated: MELLSCVLLWELVLLQSSAVLSSGPSGTAAASNSLVSESAVSLAAGTPAVLRCQSPRMVWTQDRLPDRQRVVHWDLSDGPGSQRRRLVDMYSAGEQRVYEPRDRDRLLLSPSAFHDGNFSLLIRAVERSDEGVYTCNLHHHYCHLDESLAVRLEVTDDPLLSRAYWDGEKEVLVVAHGAPALMTCVNRAHVWTDHHLEEAQQVVHWDRQLPGVPHDRADRLLDLYASGERRAYGPPFLRDRVSVNTNAFARGDFSLHIDELEPGDEGIYSCHLHHHYCGLHERRVFHLQVTEPAFEPPARASPGNGSGHNSAPSPDPTLARGHSIINVIVPEDHSHFFQQLGYVLATLLLFILLLITVVLATRHRHSGGCKTSDKKAGKSKGKDVNMVEFAVATRDQAPYRTEDIQLDYKNNILKERAELAHSPLPAKDVDLDKEFRKEYCK